The Alosa sapidissima isolate fAloSap1 chromosome 5, fAloSap1.pri, whole genome shotgun sequence genome has a window encoding:
- the LOC121709787 gene encoding trace amine-associated receptor 13c-like, with the protein MEDPWRANRCYPALNSSCTKFARPQALYIIMYIFLSSISVSTVLLNLLVIISISHFKQLQTPTNLLILSLAVADLLIGLIVMPVEGPRLIETCWYFGDTLCNIFPFIYSVAVAGSLWSLVLVSIDRFIAISDPLRYSLKVTHNKVVIIVVLSWCFCLLYIFFFLYDHLTEMEPHRTCHGECLLTISFSWIVGDVFVSFIVPCSTVIILNMKIFCTAKYHTKVINSVTERERAGNKDTITSKKSSRKAAKTIGVLVTVYLLCYMPYNLSIFAYGTDSLSYLFNCLVWIMYLNSCMNPIIYALFYPWFKVSTKHIITLAILHPGSSYFNVNSDVK; encoded by the coding sequence ATGGAAGACCCCTGGAGAGCTAATCGCTGCTATCCAGCCCTGAACTCTTCATGTACAAAGTTTGCCAGGCCACAGGCACTATACATAATCATGTACATATTTTTGTCTTCAATATCTGTGTCCACTGTTCTTCTAAATTTGCTGGTGATCATCTCGATTTCTCACTTCAAGCAGCTTCAGACTCCAACCAACCTGCTCatcctctctcttgctgtggCAGATTTATTGATCGGACTGATTGTCATGCCTGTGGAAGGGCCGCgtttaattgaaacatgctggtATTTTGGGGACACGCTGTGTAACATATTTCCGTTCATTTATTCAGTGGCTGTTGCAGGATCTCTGTGGAGCCTTGTATTAGTTTCCATTGATCGTTTCATTGCCATCAGTGATCCTTTAAGGTACTCATTGAAGGTCACACACAACAAAGTAGTTATAATTGTTGTTCTTAGCTGGTGTTTTTGTCTACTTTatattttcttctttctttatgACCACCTTACTGAAATGGAGCCTCACAGGACATGTCACGGAGAGTGTCTGCTCACAATCAGTTTCTCATGgattgttggtgatgtttttgtgtCATTCATTGTGCCTTGTTCCACGGTTATAATTTTAAACATGAAAATATTCTGTACAGCTAAGTATCATACAAAGGTGATTAACTCTgttacagaaagagaaagggctGGTAACAAGGACACAATAACAAGTAAGAAATCCAGCCGTAAAGCTGCAAAAACAATAGGGGTACTCGTTACAGTTTATTTGCTCTGCTATATGCCATATAATTTAAGCATTTTTGCATATGGCACTGACTCATTATCTTATCTATTTAACTGTCTTGTATGGATTATGTATCTCAACTCCTGCATGAACCCAATAATATATGCTTTATTTTACCCATGGTTTAAAGTCTCAACCAAGCATATCATCACCCTTGCAATACTTCATCCAGGTTCCTCTTACTTCAATGTAAATTCTGATGTGAAATAG